A window of the Dyadobacter pollutisoli genome harbors these coding sequences:
- a CDS encoding alcohol dehydrogenase catalytic domain-containing protein, with protein sequence MQSANVLIFNGAGRQMELVERELPAIGPDEILVKNRYTTICGSDLHTFCGLRHEETPTILGHEIVGEIVEVGKRHSGHDYDGNTLRAGDLVTWSIFSSDPQSVEAQRGMPQKAPDLFKYGHAQVTKLDTFHGGLAEYCVLKKNTTILKIPDGVPLDVAATINCAMATVSGALRLAGELKGKRVMITGLGLLGVVCAAMCKDAGASEVFTADINGDRLLQSLDFGADATFLLKHPNLTDNAEIQPGRPVNIDIAFDMSGAPEAMETGLASLAVGGTAVWIGAVFHARNVMIDAEQVVRKLVTIKGLHNYNYQDFAYAVDFIGRNHNRFPFDTIVGKEFGLAEAQQAFEYALEYKPLRVGIRF encoded by the coding sequence ATGCAATCAGCTAATGTTCTAATCTTTAATGGTGCCGGACGTCAAATGGAGCTTGTGGAGCGGGAGCTTCCAGCGATCGGCCCTGATGAAATTCTTGTCAAAAACCGCTACACCACCATATGCGGAAGTGATCTGCACACATTTTGCGGCCTGAGGCACGAAGAAACCCCTACCATTCTGGGCCACGAAATCGTTGGCGAAATCGTGGAAGTCGGCAAAAGGCACTCCGGCCACGACTACGACGGCAACACGCTGAGAGCCGGAGATCTGGTGACATGGAGCATTTTTTCTTCGGATCCGCAGTCCGTTGAGGCGCAGCGCGGAATGCCGCAAAAGGCACCTGACCTATTTAAGTACGGACATGCGCAGGTTACAAAACTGGACACATTTCATGGCGGGCTGGCAGAATACTGCGTTCTGAAAAAAAACACGACAATATTGAAAATTCCGGACGGCGTTCCCCTTGATGTTGCCGCTACGATCAATTGTGCAATGGCTACTGTTTCGGGAGCGTTAAGGCTGGCGGGAGAGCTCAAAGGTAAGCGGGTGATGATCACTGGATTGGGTTTACTGGGCGTGGTTTGTGCAGCAATGTGTAAGGACGCTGGTGCTTCTGAGGTTTTTACAGCGGATATCAATGGTGACAGACTGTTACAATCCCTGGATTTTGGCGCTGACGCTACTTTTCTGCTGAAACATCCTAATTTAACCGATAATGCTGAAATACAGCCCGGCAGACCTGTAAACATTGATATTGCCTTTGACATGAGCGGAGCACCGGAGGCTATGGAGACCGGGCTTGCTTCTCTTGCGGTCGGAGGCACGGCGGTTTGGATCGGAGCCGTTTTTCACGCACGCAATGTGATGATCGATGCCGAACAGGTGGTAAGGAAGCTGGTTACGATCAAAGGGTTGCATAACTATAATTATCAAGATTTCGCTTACGCAGTTGATTTTATAGGACGCAACCACAATCGGTTTCCGTTTGATACTATTGTGGGCAAAGAGTTTGGGCTTGCAGAAGCACAACAGGCCTTCGAATATGCGCTTGAATACAAGCCACTCAGGGTGGGCATTCGTTTTTAA